The window TGCGGGTGGTGGAGGCGGATTTGGAGGCGGAGGAGGAGctggaggaggaggaggtaTTGGTGGAGGCGCTGGAGGAGGATacggtggaggtggaggttTTGGTGGCGGTGGCGGTTTCGGCGGTGGTCACCACTAAATGCAATGTGTTAAAATTAACCATGTCTCTATTTCATATCtaaatttgtgaaaattattatCTACCTGTTCCAACTATCATAcccttttattatattgttgttaATTTTCATGTAGGAGAGGTGATTTTCAATTGTgtagtttgaaatttatttttttaaaaaaaaaaaaacgaaaaggTGGACGGGAATTTGCTGGGAGAAATGGTGATCGGAGTATTGGCTTTTATGATCTCCTTCCGTTGGTGGTTGATACGGTGCGTTTTGGACGAATCGATCTTGACCGAGTCTTTCTCATGCATGCAGAGTATGATTGTGGCTTATAAGTTAATTATATCATGTAAATTGTAAAacattgttattaattattgttattacatcatcttttctttcctaTCTTAATCCTATGTTATTAATTCATCgatataattatgtttttcttttctccatttaAACAATAGAAAGGTGCAATTAATATCCTTTTGGGAACaaattttgcaatttcttACACTTCTTTATTGTATTATAAtgttctaattaaattaatttacttgttAAAACTAGTCCTTTCAttgttagtttaaaatttgaatgattggttattggtctataaactatataaattcttcaaaatttaatactaaaataaGAATCCACTTTTAACTACAGACATTTGaatagaattttcaaaatgataatTGTCATTCAATGCTCATTTACTGTTTATATGGTACAAATAAatccccaaaaagaatcataaTCTAAAATATCAACCTAAACAAAAACGTAAGGTtggaaaattaatttccaaataATTAGGTATTAACCcacgttttaaaaatgatcaTTGCCTTTTGACCATTTATTTCTAGATAAGATCTCTTGTTTGTATGTGATAAAGCATGAAACCCTAAATGGATATAATTATCGGTAGGTGGTTgcatcaatttaaactctaaaatttttcacaaagtgtatcaatttaaaccctcCGTCTTTTAAATGTATCAAAATAGTGTATAATTGAGGGTTTAAGTTGATGCAATCATGTATGTTCagtgtttaaattgatacaactcttaaagtttgtgtttaaattGACATAGTTATTAGTTTGTAGCCTAAGTCAATACAACATTGTAGTGTTGGTAAATTGATATTTCTTGAatattttacattaaaaaaaattacgtagagcttttatattttaaaatttatagttaaaacataattttgattCCTATACATTagagtttgtttaattttagtctGCCGACTTTCAAATGTCTGATTTTAATTCCCAATCAATTAAAcatatcttaaatttaagtCTCTATTACTGGTATATTATTGctaatttttcattgttttttatttcttattagCATTTTGactataaagttttaaaacatattcatgTAAACGTGTTTTTGCATGAAAATTTGTGATTaactaacaaattttaataatagttGACGAGTGagagattaaatttaagatttactaaagttgaacaaaatttaaattagaacTATCAAAATGCTATTTTAaatccaaatttatttatttgtgtttttaacTAACAAGTGGGAATGAACGAATTAaaagaagggaagaaaaatggaatataCTTGAAGTTGAAGCTTGGAAAGATCAAAATTCGAAAGAGAATTCCCCTTTTCATGAGATAATAAATGATGGATGAAATTATGTTGCGATTGTGGAATCGTTACATCAGACGTATTTTTGGAGTTTCATCATTTTCCTCCACGTCAATTATTAAGCTcgattttgttacttttattAGATTTTCATAGGtgtgaaaattatattttttaatttgtaccCATAATTTATCACTAACGTTTAggtttcaattaaataatgttattagTACAATATAGGTAGAAGGATTTAATCCACGAACATTTCCATTCTTAATACAGTCACATCTCAGTTGGTTATGTTGATGTATGTTtactttgatttgattttaataagaagaagaaactacttttaaattttttaaaaaagtaatggACCCCATAGATATTAgatcaaacaaattttgtaaatcgaacatttttaataatcacaaatttattgtagaaaaacaatttttatatacttttgaaagtagagagacaaataaataaaaacagtAAAGTTGAAGAAGTTCACAATAAAGATGTTCAAATAACTCGGAAACCCAAAAATCTATAATATCTAATCAATTGTGAATTTGACCAACTGAAACTTCAACTCAGTGCCAACATGAGCTCAAGTAATTGTAACTTGTATGTTTCGAACGTACGAAATATCTTGGATTGAAGTCCCCCACCCATAACTATATTAGAatacatcttttttttaaagaatcaTGTTGATGTAAAAAATCTCCCGAACACAATTCACAAACATATATAGAATTTGTaatctataaaagaaaaaagaaaaaaaaataattgtaatgaatgaccatttgaggaataataattaaggatgtagcaacatttaatttttttttgcaaatatagcaaaactatcgctgatagacttgtatgatctattggtgatagaccaatttttacaatatgatctatcaatgatgaaatttgataaattttagtatgtttgcaaatattggtatgtactttaattattttgaatttagttgctaaatttgcaactaacGTGCAAAAGAAACGTTTTAAGCGGAAGTGGTTTTGATGGAAGTTGGGCTGCGTTATTATTCGATGGTTGGTTCGAGGACCACACTAAAAGAATCCAAAAGCCCACGATTCGGCCCGACGCAACCCACGTCGTTCATGTGTAGATATCGGCGATTTCCGATCCCACTCGTTTTTCGACGGTCACAGGCTTCACAGATTCTCTCCACGATGGAATTCTGCAattccctcttcttcttcactctgTTAATCATCCTCCCTCTCGCTAGGGTTTGTTCTATCCGTTGATTCCTCGTTTCTTTCTGATTCCACTgaaccttttgttttttcgcGGATTAATACTTCGGAACACCACTGGGATCTGacaattcttcaatttgacgtgttttcatttttcttgtttgatcCAGTGCGATCATACTGGCTCGGTGCTTTTCGTTGATAGCTCCTCGCACCAATATCTTCGATCTCATTCGCCTGATGATGGCTTCGaggtaatttaaatttcttctgTATTTTCTTTGCCCTGGCATGATCGGTTTGGTTGGTTTCCAGTTAATAGAGTCATGAGTTGGGTTGTTaagttgttttaaattttttcccattttttcaATGTCTGTGTTGGTGCATTCGAATTCTAGCGgattgaagaaattgaatctGGAACAACTTATTGAACTGAGTTGAGCTGTTCTTTCTTAATCGTCAATATTGTATTTGCTTCACATCGTTTTATACGgatgatttaattttggaattcACGAGCTCATTTCTCTAAAGGTGCAATCAGCCATGGTCTGTTTGTAATTGATGTGCAATTATGAACGGATTTAAGAGAACTTATGCGTCACATTTCGTGgtgttgaaattttaaaggaCTTTTAAGGGTTATTTGACGTTGATGGTCTGGAAACGTTGTGAACCGTTCTAGTTTCAACGTATCCGGCCATGGATGagcaattttaaattttgtgtcaTGTTGTATTACCATGGGATATGCCATTGCTTAATCATATTCTCAGTGGGAAATATTAATGTGACAGTTTTTAGGATAGAACTTTGCTCTGTTATTCTTGTGGGATAAATTATTAGCTAATCTTTACATGTTATCGAATATTTGGCTTCCATAGGTCAGTTCAATGTCACTACAAGAAGTTGGTGCTGCTGTGTCAGTCTTGCTTGGTTTTGCACCGCCTTCAACGCTTTCAGCTTCTGGGTCATCTAAGGTTCTTAATTACTTGATTAGCTATGCaaaagttttttgtttttttaaactttagttATGTCTGCCGCTGTAAGGTTTTGATTATGTTATTAATGACTTTTGCAGCTGAATGGGATTTTGATGCCAAATCCGCTTGATAGGCCTCGTTCAGTTTTTATGCTTGAAATTAAAGGAGAATATGGTCTGTgcagtaattttgaaaatgaaattgaaaattttattgttgtttgtatgtttttaaaaGACGTTAACCTTTTAAATTCTGATACTTGCAGACCCTGAAATTGTAAGCCTGGGAACAGGCATGTCCAGCAATGTTCTTATGAGCAAGGTTCATGTAGGTCCTGAGAGTGCTGACATCCTACTTCCTGGTATTTGCTCCTTCTAAAATCATTATTGGTTTGATTTTTCCCCCCAAATATTTTCAGCTGCCCTCTGGCCTTTCTAATGCTTGTTATTCGCAGGCGAGGATGAAGTTTCTGTTGTTCCTTTGAATGAACCATTATCTGATTTTACTGATGAAGATATTAGAGAGTTTGTAAGTTGTGAATCAAGATTTTTATTGTATGATTAGATGCCTATATTTTTACATATTTCATCATTGACAagttctaatttctttttaatctctGTCTAGGCGTCTTTCATTGGTGGATCATATGTTGCTGATGCatcaaaaactttaaatggAGAGTTTACTGTGGCTGATGCTGTTAAGATCAATCTTCATCTGTCTAAGGTTTTACTTGATCCGTTTCAGTTGTTATCTGCTTTTATTCTATAACCATCTCTGTTAACGTGTTCATTGGTGCATTATCTGATTTGCAGACAGGGGACAGAGAACTTATAGGCAGTCTCTTGTCTCTCTATCACAATATTAAGAGGGCTGTGCACATTCATGAGGATTTGTCACAAAATGTGCAAAGTCCATCTGAGCTCATCACTGGCTCTTTCAATGGCATCATGGTACGCTGTTTTCCTTGATTCTGCTGTTTATTCGTATGACGTTATTCAACTTCTGTTCCTATCATGCATGTTTGTTCAACCTTGTTTAGTTGCACCACACTGGACAGCAATGGTTGAGACTGATGCGGTTGTTAGTGTTATCTTTTCTAGTGTTGCAAAACTATAAGTCTTAAGTACTAATGGGTCATAGTGGGTGGTGTGGACATGGGTGCCTGAAGCCTTGATTTCATGGCCTTCTTGAAAAAGCCTTTTTTGCAATATAATGACATGTCTAGAACGAATGTGGTTATGTGTTTTGATTTACCcaattccattttttatttgttcccttttaaaaaaatgagcaatttcattttttctaatcaatATTCACCAACGGGTTAGCAGGCGTTTCAAGATGAAAGTGATTCTGAAGGAGATGCTGATAATAGATCGAGACTATTTACTGTTGCTCTGTTCAAAATATTCCACTTACTCCAAAAAGCGTATGATGGTAAGTGGTCAGGTTGCTTTGGTTTGAGGGTTGTGTCAATTAGTCATAATTAAGCTCCAGTCTCTTTCAGCTGCCTATTGTTGACAAGAAGTGAAAAATTTTATGTAACCTGATATATTGCGTATTGGCTTTGATGTAATTCTTGTCGAATGATGACTTGATGAGTATGTGTATTTAGGTTTTAAGATCTTAGATTTTACATAGACAACTGTAATTTAATTTGCAGGTCAAATTGTTGGAGTTGTTTACTTTTCTGGATCTTCGTCACCAAAGGCAGGAGAAGGATTAACTGTGATGTTTAACCCTCGGTTGACTCCACGTTGGTTGGTGGAAGAAGCCAAAGTTAACTCGACTATTCACGAAGTGATATTGGTTAGGACAACCCTTGCCTGGATCACAGGAATCATTCTTTTGATTGCTACTCTTATGGGGGTAAATTTTGCATCTCTACTCCATTTTGCTCCATCTAGTTTAAATATGTTATTCTCTGCTTTTTCTTTACGGTGAGTGTTATTTTTTGTGGCCTTAGAAATATGATTAGTGTCGTTAAACTCTCAACTAACTAGTAGCTCGTGTTAATTGTTGGTGCTTCTGGAGTAATCCTAATCAATTTTTTGGAATCCTCTAGACTCATTCTAAGGAAGtaatttaatagatttttaaggCAATGATTTTAGGTAACAGTTTTGTCTTATTCATAACTGAACaattacatttcaaaattaagctcTTTCTTTTAGAAGGGCAACATTGGCCTTTTACATTCAACGTTTTGGTTGTGTACACCAAATCCTTTTTGGGTTTAACTTTTAGGGGGTCTTTGGGTGTTGAGTTGAGTTAATGAAGATATATTGGAGTTTGAAAGTCTGTAATTGAGATGCAGATGCAGAGGtgtaaaatgaaatttctCGATAGATGTGTAAAGATAAGAGTTGGAGTTATTTGATAAATGTGCaaattttaatagtaaatACTCTTGAAGTTGAGTTATTCTTGTTGACCTCTCGTCCTTTTTCCGCAGTCATGCTGCCTTCTAAGGATGCCTCTGACGAGGGACACCCTCCTCTATTCTAATGTGAAATTGGACTAAGATCGAATGAAACCGCCAACTACGTAGATGATGCCCGAGATGATCTATGTCTGCCATTGAAGCATTGAGGGCATGGGATTTGTGTAAGTGCCCTTTCAACAATGTTCTTGTCTacattttggtgtagaaaacTTTGGTATTATTAACTGTAGCAATGGTATGATGTGCTTCCTACAAGATAATTGATGGCTATATAATTGGATCCACAACAAGCTTTGGGTTGTataataaagttatttttgaaatgagATTCGTTTATGTATATTATCATCAAAAGCCACAACTCATAGAGAGCTCGAAACACTTTTTATTGGTGATGAGTTGGCAGTGCATTGATTCCATCTTTGTTgtactttattttttgtgaacATTGAGTTTTTCCAAGGTCCATAATAAATTTCCATCACTAGAAAATCTTTATTATAGTTTGCATTCTAAGCTAAGCTTCGTTACTCTGTTTGAACATTTATGATTCGTCTTTATGTTACCAATTTGCTCTTCTTTTCTGTTAAAGATATACAAAGGCCttcctttctaatttttcccttttcatacatatatgtatatctatttctatataattgatagaaaAGTATTTGGTACATCTCGGGGTATATTTTTGTGCATCCCGTCCCACCAAATTGTCTAATTATAGTTGATGTCTACTATGTATCCAAGGATTATTCATAATTGATTACGAAAATGGTGTGTTgggtttaatttgaaaataagttattCTAGAAAAGAATGGGATGTTTGTAGACTTACCTGAAacgtatttattttaaatctacgTGTGTTTTTCAATCTTTAAGGACTTGAAAATCcataattttaatctattcAAAAGGTAGCTAGTGGTGTAGGACAACCTGATTAAACTTGACTacatactattataactcatTCCTTCTCGTTTGAGACAGTTCTCATTCAACGTTTTTCAAtcttatataacaaaaatagttttgaattttttaaaaaagtgataGAAAAGACATTTTTGTATGGAGtggttattttgttttcattttatatacgATTCATTATTCGGTACATTTTGTATGCATATTGATGTGCCTTTTTAGAAAGTTTTTGTGTTTACTTTTGATGCATTGTTAATCAAAACATGggtttgttataaatcaaattatataattgtgGTTATAGTTTCACAACCTAAGAAGACAAAATTAGGATACAACATTAGTTCGCATGAATATACACACAAATACACCTCTCGCTAATATCTCAAATGGTAGATATATACAATGTTGAATGAAGCTTACATTGTTACAATTTTgaatgtataaaaaataaatcagtTGAAGCTATCAACACTTCCTTCTATTAAAGTATTTTgctgaataaaaaattttaaaaagaaaaaaaaatataagaagtaaataattaactatGATCTTCAATCATGATCGTAATTTGCAAATACGTGGTCAAAGTTTCAAGTGAAGAAATTGTACGTTCTCTAACTTTACtagtattaaaattgaatctttgaattatttggtttgtaccgtttctaaaattgatctaattttaacacttatttgagttttaagatttaaattataaacttaaacattataaatgtaattaaaacCACACTTTCGAGtagaattatttattataattgagtTTACTAAAGTCTGTGTTTAGGATAATACTGTTAGAAGggtaaactattttaattttaaaagcaaataaattataaaggtAAAGCATGGCAAAGGAAGGTTTTAAAAGGGTATTTAGAAGGAATTATTAACATGGGTAAATGATTACGATGGCATATAGTGGGCGATGTTGTGATTTCCCGCCAGTTGCTTGACGCAAAACGTGTGGTTTCAAATGGGCAGAGTATGAGATTTCCCCCATCGGAGAAATATCTTCTCAAAGTCTCTATACGTTCTTCCATttctcctctttcttcttccacaaTCCCTTCAGTTTCTGTGCTTCTTTTCAATGTCTTCCTCCATTACTCTTCCTCTCaatccttctcttcttctcacTCCTCGCgccttctctctctcacttttcTCTTCTCCGAAGCTCTCATCATCTCGTTCTCTTTCCAATTCCCTCATTTGTCGTTCTCTCAATCCCTCTAGCAACGACCGCGAGGAGCTCCGATGGATACGCGAGGAGCAGCGCTGGTTTCGCGAAGAGGAGCGGTGGATCCGCGAAGAGCAGCGTTGGGCCAGAGAACGCCAATCGCTTCTGCAGGAAATTGCTGAACTTAAGCTGCAAATTCAAGCGTTAGAGCGCCGAAATTCCGTTCAAGGAGGAACGATTTCCGTGTCGGAAACTATTGCGAATATCGCTGGCCTGTTGCAGGTCTTGAAGGAGAAGAATCTAATCGCCGAGAGCGGACCGACAGTGAGTCGCATTTTGTTGGATGAGAGTAGTCGTGAAGAGGATGTGGAGATAGAGAAGAAGACGATTGTTGAAGAAGTCGTCAAGTTTTCCGAAGAAAGTAAGGCGGAGAAAGAGGtgaagaaggagagaaagtCTTTGAGAACTGGTTCGGAAGGAGCGGAAGTCCTAGCGATGCAGGTCTGCTCGACATACGCATTTCTTCTATCAAATATTAGAAGGCGAGTTTTAAGTTCTGTGCTTTTGTTCCTACGATTTTCTCTGTCGACAGAATTTGATCAAGTTTCTTAATCATACGCAACCTGTTTGGTAAATCAAACTTCCTCACGAACATAATGCATTTAAAACCTACTGCCTGAATTAATAGTGTTAAAGATAAACGAATTAAGTTGAATTGAAGGTGACTAAAACATTTATGGTAATAGATGTAATAGATAGGCTTACGAATACAGTCGATTCAACTCTGTGTGAGATTTTGAGATTGATGTTTGGTTTTCTGAAATTCAGTTTAATCGAGTCTCTATCTGGTGCACTTTTTTGGTAGTGCGAGCAGTATGTTCCTGCTTTTAGCTAATTGAgatgttttaatttcttttattacgaAGATCATTGAAGAACATGCTTCTGTATTGTTCTGTTTCTACTAAAATGTCAGGAAGCATTAATGAGGCTAGGATTTTACTCCGGTGAGGAAGACATGGAATTTTCAAGTTTCTCCAGTGGAACTGAGCGTGCTGTTAAGACTTGGCAGGTAAGATTGTTTTGAAGTTGGCACCAATCTATCATTCTTTACTAATTCAACGAACTTCATGTAGATTTAGTCCATATTCTTTCAATCCGTGACACTTCATGGCTATGTATACTTTTATTGGATAGGCCGCTTCAGGATTCCGTGAAGATGGTATAATGACTACAGAGCttcttgacattttattcAAGGAGGAAGTAACTGAGAGTGTTGGATCAGATGCCAAAACAGATGAAAAAGGGAATATTCCAACAGATCAGAGAGTATGTTCgaaaactttttatttcctttatgTGTTGAATCAGTATCTTTATGGTCTATATAAGTTTCTAGTGGATGTATCGTTTTCCTTTCTTAGATGGAAAGTATATAGTGGATGACACTGTCGGTCGTATATGATTTAGTCGAAGAATACATTTGATACTCCAAGAGTCCACTCTCAAATGTCTTCCTATGCCCTTAAGTTAGCAATGTTTATCTTAGGAACTTCCagtatatattttctttacaagATTTAGTCCGAGTTAGAGTCTAGAAGGAGCAgcttctttccattttttattttgttgatttttttttgtcaaatacCTGATTCATTGAAATAAGAACTGAAAGAATACGGGGACTCATTTATGTAAGCCTACAAAATTAGCCAAATACAAGAAGTGTCTGCTTCATagatacaaataaaaattctaaTTAGGTACGAATCTCTTGCAGAATTTGATTGATCTTGTGGTTGTTGCTTTTCTGTCAATTTTACTTTCGATGAACttgtatacattttttttcgttATTCATACCTTAAGTATTGGCAGTTGTAGCATTACTGTTTGTCTGACACTGAATATTAAGGCTCAGATTGGtaacaaattttttcattttcttgtttttc of the Cucumis sativus cultivar 9930 chromosome 3, Cucumber_9930_V3, whole genome shotgun sequence genome contains:
- the LOC101215254 gene encoding uncharacterized protein LOC101215254; translated protein: MCRYRRFPIPLVFRRSQASQILSTMEFCNSLFFFTLLIILPLARCDHTGSVLFVDSSSHQYLRSHSPDDGFEVSSMSLQEVGAAVSVLLGFAPPSTLSASGSSKLNGILMPNPLDRPRSVFMLEIKGEYDPEIVSLGTGMSSNVLMSKVHVGPESADILLPGEDEVSVVPLNEPLSDFTDEDIREFASFIGGSYVADASKTLNGEFTVADAVKINLHLSKTGDRELIGSLLSLYHNIKRAVHIHEDLSQNVQSPSELITGSFNGIMAFQDESDSEGDADNRSRLFTVALFKIFHLLQKAYDGQIVGVVYFSGSSSPKAGEGLTVMFNPRLTPRWLVEEAKVNSTIHEVILVRTTLAWITGIILLIATLMGSCCLLRMPLTRDTLLYSNVKLD
- the LOC101215886 gene encoding protein disulfide isomerase pTAC5, chloroplastic, whose amino-acid sequence is MSSSITLPLNPSLLLTPRAFSLSLFSSPKLSSSRSLSNSLICRSLNPSSNDREELRWIREEQRWFREEERWIREEQRWARERQSLLQEIAELKLQIQALERRNSVQGGTISVSETIANIAGLLQVLKEKNLIAESGPTVSRILLDESSREEDVEIEKKTIVEEVVKFSEESKAEKEVKKERKSLRTGSEGAEVLAMQEALMRLGFYSGEEDMEFSSFSSGTERAVKTWQAASGFREDGIMTTELLDILFKEEVTESVGSDAKTDEKGNIPTDQRGSENGTVINSVTEIQEIQKTIVKEGSESFDVSQQRVFLIGENRWEDPTRLHSSNGKASDGKTKVISTNCLTCRGEGRLLCTECDGTGEPNIEPQFLEWVGEGTKCPYCEGVGYITCDVCEGKTVT